One window of Fusobacterium sp. IOR10 genomic DNA carries:
- a CDS encoding cell division protein SepF → MEYDIVFLNPTKFEDCMKYVAYIKNDKIVHINLSEVEEKLKQRILDFISGAIFIQEGKIINPGKDIYCSLPKNCNYYLEKNEKIKSESDGLYDEEPEIIPKYYQGV, encoded by the coding sequence GTGGAATATGATATAGTTTTTTTGAATCCAACAAAATTTGAAGATTGTATGAAGTATGTGGCATATATAAAAAATGATAAAATAGTGCATATTAATCTTTCGGAAGTAGAAGAAAAATTAAAACAGAGAATATTAGATTTTATAAGTGGTGCTATATTTATTCAAGAGGGGAAAATAATAAATCCAGGAAAAGATATATACTGTTCTCTTCCTAAAAATTGTAATTATTATTTAGAAAAAAATGAAAAGATTAAAAGCGAAAGCGATGGACTATATGATGAAGAACCAGAAATAATACCTAAGTATTACCAAGGGGTTTAA
- a CDS encoding bifunctional oligoribonuclease/PAP phosphatase NrnA translates to MLLEKIRESENILISSHVNPDGDSVGSGLALYTAITKNFPEKKVRFIIEDDIPYDLKFLINSDKVEKYIEVDNVPEVDLMITCDSATFKRIGRVVNFRKNAFLVNIDHHISNDLYGNLDIVEDKSSACEIMYDVIKNKLKLEIDDEIGECLYTGIVTDTGSFKYESTSKQTFEIAGKLIDAGIDRDKIINSVYKSKSIGRMKVLGIAISKMNIIKDKKFVYFTLSDYFVQTEGIKKDDTEGIVEQLLEYEGCEVALFLKEEPNGKMKGSLRSKKEVDVNEVASLFDGGGHKRASGFTTKMEEKDIILRILESI, encoded by the coding sequence ATGTTGTTAGAAAAAATTAGAGAGAGTGAAAATATTTTGATTTCCTCTCATGTTAATCCAGATGGAGATTCTGTAGGAAGTGGGTTAGCACTGTATACTGCTATAACTAAAAATTTTCCAGAAAAAAAAGTAAGGTTTATCATAGAAGACGATATTCCATACGATTTAAAATTTTTAATAAATAGTGATAAGGTAGAAAAGTATATAGAAGTGGATAATGTTCCAGAAGTTGATTTAATGATAACTTGTGATTCAGCTACATTTAAAAGAATAGGAAGAGTTGTTAATTTTAGAAAAAATGCTTTTTTAGTAAATATAGATCATCATATAAGTAATGATTTATATGGAAATTTAGATATTGTGGAAGATAAATCTTCTGCTTGTGAAATTATGTATGATGTAATAAAAAACAAATTAAAATTAGAAATTGACGATGAAATAGGAGAATGCTTATATACAGGTATAGTTACTGATACTGGAAGTTTCAAATATGAAAGTACAAGTAAGCAAACTTTTGAAATTGCAGGGAAATTAATTGATGCAGGAATAGATAGAGATAAAATTATTAATTCAGTTTATAAAAGCAAAAGTATAGGAAGAATGAAAGTTTTAGGAATTGCCATATCTAAGATGAATATAATTAAGGACAAAAAATTTGTTTACTTTACTTTAAGTGATTATTTCGTTCAAACTGAAGGAATAAAAAAAGATGATACAGAGGGAATTGTTGAACAATTATTAGAATATGAAGGATGCGAAGTTGCATTATTTTTAAAAGAAGAGCCTAATGGTAAAATGAAAGGAAGTCTAAGAAGTAAAAAAGAAGTTGATGTGAATGAAGTGGCGTCTTTATTTGACGGTGGTGGGCACAAGAGAGCTTCAGGTTTTACTACTAAGATGGAAGAAAAAGATATAATACTTAGAATTTTAGAAAGTATTTAA
- the hprK gene encoding HPr(Ser) kinase/phosphatase — MNVKNKSISVREIIEYFDLEILVDGDLDRRIDKNKIYRIGYELTGFFSDEIDELKDAIHIMGLKENNYLFRMETEKKTEILDKYLSYPFPVLILSSRAKHTDILVERSKKNNKVLLRCSKRATEFIRELNIYLKNVLGREIILEDHILLDVYGIGILLSGEKDLKIGATIELLERGHKFITDARMLLKNTADGIIGYNTAAKISPDRDFMLEMTDKEENINVTNNFGIKSTRPSKKIDLIINLETWKTKKFYDRLGADEFYEDVGIGKLKKITLPARKGRNLAVIIETAAIDFRLKELGRNSALYFLNESKKLIQENKRKRESDEMEDETRLSMATFIKDNNIEVLIGEEYAHKSFITTTSIHKPAMALSGIFDLEESIYENKGLQLFTDVELKYLKILSPEKRMKNLKRYFTYDFPAIVVCGDINVQDDIKFEVRKLMVENKKVLLRVKETNPSYVVANLNGYLEKYFSPSTTMHGVFLEMNGFGVLLKGKSGIGKSETALELIHRGHRLIADDMVKFKKVPNGEIIGSAAKLPYFMEIRGLGIIDIKTLYGMSSVRIKKNIDIIIELKEQENDNYLTAVDDSSLTEKILGKDIYKLEMYLSSGRNAAAMVEIVIMNLMAKKTGHNPEEACKKLKKELGIDD, encoded by the coding sequence GTGAATGTAAAAAATAAAAGCATTTCTGTGAGAGAAATAATAGAGTATTTTGATTTGGAAATACTTGTGGATGGAGATTTAGATAGACGAATTGACAAAAATAAAATATACAGAATAGGATATGAGCTTACTGGATTTTTTTCAGATGAAATTGATGAACTAAAAGATGCAATACATATAATGGGACTTAAAGAAAATAATTATTTATTTAGAATGGAAACAGAAAAAAAAACAGAGATATTGGATAAATATTTGTCTTATCCCTTTCCAGTTTTAATTTTAAGTTCTCGAGCTAAACATACAGATATATTAGTGGAAAGATCTAAAAAAAATAATAAAGTTTTATTGAGATGTTCCAAAAGAGCCACAGAATTCATTAGGGAATTAAATATTTACTTGAAAAATGTGTTAGGAAGAGAAATTATATTAGAAGATCATATATTACTAGATGTTTATGGAATAGGAATCCTTCTAAGTGGTGAAAAGGATTTAAAAATAGGAGCTACTATTGAGCTTTTAGAAAGAGGACATAAATTTATAACAGATGCTAGAATGCTTTTGAAAAATACAGCAGATGGAATAATTGGGTATAATACAGCAGCAAAAATATCTCCAGATAGGGATTTTATGTTAGAAATGACAGATAAAGAGGAAAATATTAATGTAACTAATAATTTTGGAATAAAGTCAACTAGACCTTCTAAAAAAATAGACCTAATCATTAACCTAGAAACATGGAAAACCAAAAAGTTTTATGATAGATTAGGTGCAGATGAGTTTTATGAAGATGTTGGTATTGGAAAATTAAAGAAAATAACTCTTCCAGCTAGAAAGGGAAGAAATTTAGCAGTAATAATAGAGACTGCAGCTATAGATTTTAGATTGAAAGAATTAGGAAGAAACTCTGCTTTGTATTTCTTAAATGAATCTAAAAAATTAATTCAAGAAAATAAAAGAAAAAGGGAGAGTGATGAAATGGAAGATGAAACTAGATTATCAATGGCCACGTTTATAAAGGACAATAATATTGAAGTTTTAATTGGTGAGGAATATGCTCATAAAAGCTTTATAACCACAACAAGTATTCATAAACCAGCTATGGCTCTTTCTGGAATTTTTGATTTAGAAGAAAGTATATATGAAAATAAAGGATTGCAACTATTTACAGATGTGGAACTTAAATATTTAAAAATTCTTTCTCCTGAAAAAAGAATGAAAAATTTAAAAAGATACTTCACTTATGATTTCCCAGCTATTGTTGTTTGTGGGGATATAAATGTACAAGATGATATAAAATTTGAAGTTAGAAAATTAATGGTTGAAAACAAAAAGGTTTTATTAAGGGTTAAAGAGACCAACCCATCCTATGTAGTAGCTAATTTAAATGGTTATTTGGAAAAATATTTTTCCCCTTCAACAACTATGCATGGGGTATTTTTAGAAATGAATGGATTTGGAGTTTTGCTTAAAGGTAAAAGTGGAATAGGTAAAAGTGAAACAGCTTTGGAACTAATACATAGGGGTCACAGACTTATTGCAGATGATATGGTTAAATTTAAGAAAGTTCCAAATGGAGAAATAATAGGAAGTGCTGCTAAATTACCATATTTTATGGAAATTAGAGGTCTTGGAATTATAGATATTAAAACTTTGTATGGAATGAGTTCTGTGAGAATTAAAAAAAATATAGATATTATAATTGAATTAAAAGAGCAAGAGAATGATAACTACTTAACTGCAGTTGATGATTCTAGCTTAACTGAGAAAATTTTAGGAAAAGATATTTATAAACTAGAAATGTATTTATCTTCAGGAAGAAATGCAGCAGCGATGGTAGAAATAGTTATTATGAATTTAATGGCTAAGAAAACAGGTCACAACCCAGAGGAAGCGTGCAAAAAATTAAAAAAAGAATTAGGTATAGATGATTAA
- a CDS encoding folylpolyglutamate synthase/dihydrofolate synthase family protein, with amino-acid sequence MEIKELLEELYSYSFFGIKLGLDNIKKICESLDNPQEKYKIIHVSGTNGKGSTSTMIEKALLYAGKKVGKYTSPHIIKFNERIRTNGNDISDEKIANIYLKVKEAIKGIDIKPTFFEVTTAMMFLYFAEENVEYAILEVGMGGRFDATNVANGDITIVTNVSVEHTEYLGDNVYDIAVEKAGIIKDKSKVIVGDTNEDFLKAVYERRSEDKVINVIKKYKDVSYELDFKNFTTKVFLEKENYVLSLFGDYQVKNFLCAYEALKMLNIDKEKIKKAMRDVVWQCRFEIYSRNPLTILEGAHNIDGMNNLKKIVSHGYNKNEIVIIVSILKDKKIKQMLEICQEISDKIIVTSLKENKRGLLGEELFNYTNKENVVVKEDMGEAYLLSKKILEKDKNKKAVIICGSFYTCEKFKNTFKF; translated from the coding sequence ATGGAAATTAAAGAACTATTAGAAGAATTATATTCTTATTCTTTTTTTGGTATAAAGTTAGGATTAGATAATATAAAAAAAATATGTGAAAGTTTAGATAATCCCCAGGAAAAATATAAAATTATACATGTAAGCGGAACCAATGGAAAAGGTTCTACATCAACTATGATTGAAAAAGCTCTACTTTATGCAGGGAAAAAAGTTGGGAAATATACTTCTCCTCATATTATAAAATTTAATGAAAGAATAAGAACTAATGGAAATGATATTAGTGATGAAAAAATTGCAAATATTTACTTGAAGGTTAAAGAAGCAATAAAAGGAATAGACATAAAACCTACTTTTTTTGAAGTAACAACAGCTATGATGTTTTTATATTTTGCAGAGGAAAATGTGGAATATGCAATATTAGAAGTTGGTATGGGAGGACGTTTTGATGCTACAAATGTTGCAAATGGAGATATTACAATTGTAACCAATGTGTCAGTTGAACATACTGAGTATTTAGGTGATAATGTTTATGATATAGCAGTAGAAAAAGCAGGAATTATAAAAGATAAAAGTAAGGTTATTGTTGGGGATACAAATGAAGATTTTCTAAAAGCTGTATATGAAAGAAGATCAGAAGATAAAGTTATAAATGTAATCAAAAAATATAAAGATGTTTCCTATGAGCTTGATTTTAAGAATTTCACAACAAAGGTTTTCCTAGAAAAAGAAAATTATGTATTATCTCTTTTTGGTGACTATCAAGTTAAGAATTTTTTATGTGCCTATGAAGCTCTAAAGATGCTAAATATAGATAAAGAAAAAATAAAAAAGGCCATGAGAGATGTTGTTTGGCAATGTAGATTTGAAATTTATTCAAGAAATCCCTTGACAATATTAGAGGGAGCACATAATATAGATGGAATGAATAACCTGAAAAAAATAGTTTCCCATGGATATAATAAGAATGAAATTGTTATTATAGTTTCCATTTTAAAGGACAAAAAAATAAAACAGATGCTTGAAATTTGTCAAGAAATTAGTGACAAAATAATAGTAACATCATTAAAAGAAAATAAAAGAGGCCTTTTGGGAGAAGAATTATTTAATTATACTAATAAAGAAAATGTAGTGGTAAAGGAAGATATGGGAGAGGCGTATTTATTGAGTAAAAAGATACTAGAGAAGGATAAAAATAAAAAGGCTGTAATAATTTGTGGTTCTTTTTACACTTGTGAAAAATTTAAAAACACCTTTAAATTTTAG
- a CDS encoding lysophospholipid acyltransferase family protein, producing the protein MKSLIYLSQYFAFRAFKGFIMLFPEKTRFKIGETVGVLGYKLIKSRRITTLANLKLAFPEKTVKERHKIAIDSYKTMAKAFLGTLWLDEYMKNDDNFKIHNIEILDRALKKGPVVFATMHLGNMESLSKFSEKYPLVTVAKKQRNPYLNKYITDKRKHLNIILLEKSKRTGRELLEYAEFGKNIALFTDHRDKGTNVEFFGADTVSPTGVSTIALKYNRPLILVYCIFDKNNKTEIFIEELKKSNSHNLNFKENVHETTQKIIFKMEEIITKYPEQWMWLHDRWKLYKQVTKKKRK; encoded by the coding sequence ATGAAATCACTTATTTACTTATCCCAATACTTTGCTTTTAGAGCTTTTAAAGGATTTATTATGTTATTTCCAGAAAAAACTCGTTTTAAAATAGGAGAAACTGTAGGAGTACTTGGATATAAATTAATAAAATCTAGACGTATCACAACTTTAGCTAACTTAAAACTGGCATTTCCTGAAAAAACTGTTAAAGAAAGACATAAAATAGCTATTGATTCCTATAAGACAATGGCAAAAGCTTTTCTAGGAACTTTATGGCTTGATGAATATATGAAAAATGATGATAATTTTAAAATTCACAATATTGAGATTCTTGATAGAGCTTTAAAAAAAGGTCCTGTTGTTTTTGCTACTATGCATCTTGGGAACATGGAATCATTATCTAAATTCTCTGAAAAATATCCCCTTGTTACAGTTGCTAAAAAACAGAGAAATCCTTATTTAAATAAATATATAACAGATAAAAGAAAACATCTAAATATTATTCTCCTTGAAAAAAGCAAAAGAACTGGGAGAGAATTATTAGAATATGCTGAATTTGGTAAAAACATAGCTCTTTTCACTGACCACAGGGACAAGGGAACAAATGTTGAATTTTTTGGAGCTGACACTGTTTCTCCAACAGGGGTTTCAACTATTGCTCTAAAATATAATAGACCTTTAATACTAGTATATTGTATCTTTGATAAAAATAATAAAACTGAAATCTTCATTGAAGAATTGAAAAAAAGTAATAGTCACAATTTGAATTTCAAAGAAAATGTTCATGAAACCACTCAAAAAATAATCTTTAAAATGGAAGAAATCATTACTAAATATCCTGAACAATGGATGTGGCTACATGATAGATGGAAACTGTACAAACAAGTCACTAAGAAGAAAAGAAAATAG
- a CDS encoding SIMPL domain-containing protein, with the protein MEFKKQLLLKGFNEKDLKTVSFNINTNYENYKDNNGNYKKRFLGYKYSHSMKLSFRLNDSKLVDVLTSLNTIKGNVNFYLDYKIEDTEKFKNELLIKAIENTKNKAEILANTSGVTLEKIININYSFNEPNNFISPFRGENKILGAKMSSDSLLTINPEDLKFKDTVTITWEIK; encoded by the coding sequence ATTGAATTTAAAAAGCAACTTCTTTTAAAGGGTTTTAATGAAAAGGATTTAAAAACAGTTAGTTTTAATATTAATACTAATTATGAAAACTATAAAGATAATAATGGTAACTATAAAAAACGATTTTTAGGTTATAAATATTCTCACAGTATGAAATTAAGCTTTAGATTAAATGATTCTAAATTAGTAGATGTACTAACTTCTTTAAATACAATTAAAGGTAATGTGAATTTTTATTTAGATTACAAAATTGAAGATACTGAAAAATTTAAAAATGAACTTCTTATTAAAGCTATTGAAAATACAAAAAATAAGGCTGAAATATTGGCAAATACCAGTGGAGTAACTTTAGAAAAAATAATTAATATTAATTATTCATTTAACGAACCAAACAATTTTATCTCTCCATTTAGAGGAGAAAATAAAATTTTAGGAGCTAAAATGAGTTCTGATTCTTTATTAACTATTAATCCAGAAGATTTAAAATTTAAAGATACGGTTACTATAACTTGGGAAATAAAATAA
- a CDS encoding GNAT family N-acetyltransferase codes for MNIKIRQVMPNDLDEITKIESICFPKEEAATKESLKYRIETFPNSFFVATCNGKIIGFVNGAVTNHNTIVDELYEAEGGHNPLGKNQSIFGLDVLPEYQRQGIAAKLMEYIMEKSKEAGRENMILTCKDRLIHYYEKFGYENKGVSASVHGGVVWYDMIAKL; via the coding sequence ATGAACATAAAAATTAGACAGGTTATGCCTAATGATCTAGATGAAATTACAAAAATAGAAAGTATTTGTTTTCCTAAGGAAGAAGCTGCTACAAAGGAATCTCTTAAGTATAGAATAGAAACTTTTCCAAATAGTTTTTTTGTTGCAACTTGCAATGGGAAGATAATAGGTTTTGTAAATGGAGCAGTAACAAATCATAATACAATAGTAGATGAATTATATGAAGCAGAAGGAGGACACAATCCCCTAGGGAAAAATCAATCTATATTTGGATTAGATGTATTGCCAGAATATCAAAGACAAGGTATTGCAGCTAAATTAATGGAGTATATAATGGAAAAATCAAAAGAAGCTGGAAGAGAGAATATGATATTAACTTGTAAAGATAGATTAATTCATTATTATGAAAAATTTGGTTATGAGAATAAAGGAGTATCTGCATCAGTTCATGGTGGAGTAGTATGGTATGATATGATAGCAAAACTATAA